The Phycisphaeraceae bacterium genome contains the following window.
TCAACCCTTATGGCGTCTGCTCCGTTGGTTCGCAACTCTGCGGATTCGCAGACTTTCGTTGTGACGGGCGTCGCGTGCGCCCTGCTGCTTCGCGGCGATGAGTGCGCCGGGCGCCTGAGCGCCGGGATGCTCACGGTCCCGCCGGACATGGGCCCGCCGGCGCACATCCACGACCACGAGGACCAGTACTACTTCGTCGTGCAGGGCGAGATCGATTTCCTGCTGGGGAGCGACCGTCGGCTGACGAAGCCCGGCGACTTCGTGTTCGCGCCGCGAGGCGTGCCCCACGCCTACATGAACCGCACTGATCGCGAGGCGAAGATGCTCGTCCTGACGACGCCCGGCGTGCTGGACAAGATCCTTCCCGAAGCGGGTCGTCAGGTGCTGCCGGGTTCCACGATCGATACGCAGATCACCGACGAGGATCTGGAACGGATGCGCGCCGCGAACGAGAAGTTCGGGCTTCGCTTCGTGTTCTGACGCTCACGCGCGGATCGCGCCTTTGCCCGAGCCGCCCCACATGAGCCAGTCGGGCAGCGCGCGCGGGCGACCCTCGCGGTCGATGCAGCCGAGCGTGGTTTCCGCTTCGATGAGGAGTTCGCCGGGCGAGACGCCGTCCTGCGCGACGCGCCGGACCTCGTAGGCGTGGACGAGTTTCGCGCGCCCGCCGCCGATGACTTTGGCGCTGACGAGCAGTTCGTCGTCGTAGCGCGCGGGTCTTCGGTAGCGGCACTCGAGTTTCACGATGACGAGGAGGATGTCGGCGTCTTCGAGGTCGCGGTAGGTAACGCCGCTGGCGCGCAGGAGTTCGGTGCGCGCCATCTCCAGCCACACGGGGTACACCGCGTGGTGGACGAAGCCCATGGGGTCGCACTCGCTGTAGCGGGCGCGCACGCGGACCGCGCCCTCGAGGAGAGGGCGTGCGGAGGGCGCCGGGGGTGTTGGGGAGCTGCTGGTGGGGTCGGGCACGGGCTGATCGTACGGGCGAGGGCCGGCCGGCTTGTCTCGGGCCGGGGGCGCATATATGTTAGGTTTATGGATGGGTACGGGCTGACCACGCTGTTCCTCGACCTCAACTCGTTTTTCGCCTCGGTCGAGCAGCAGGAGCGACCGGAACTGCGAGGGCGCCCGGTGGGCGTGATCCCGGTGGAGGCGGAGGGCACCAGCTGCATCGCGGCGAGTTACGAGGCCAGGGCATTCGGCGTGAAAACGGGCACGAGCGTGCACGACGCGCGACGGCTGTGCCCGGGGATCCGCCTCGTGTGCGCGCGCCCGAGGGTGTATCTGGAGTATCACCATCGCGTGCTTGATGCGGTGGGCGAGTGCGTGCGTGTGCGCCGGGTGTGCTCGATCGATGAAGTGGCGTGCGACCTGCCCCTGAGCATGCGCACGCCCGAGCGCGTCGAAGAACTGGGTCGCCTCGTGAAGCGCGAGGTGCTGGCGCGCGTGGGCGAGTGCATGAAGAGTTCGGTGGGCGTGGCGCCCAACGGGCTGCTGGCGAAACTGGCGGCGGACATGCAGAAGCCCGACGGGCTGACGGTGCTCACGCTGGCGGACCTTCCCTCGAAGATCCTGCACCTGCCGATCGAGGACATCCCGGGGATCGGCCCGCGCATGGGGCCGCGACTGCGCGCGAGGGGCGTGGGCACGATGGAGGCGCTGTACGCGCAGAGCGAGGCGCAGATGTCGGCGCACTGGGGCGGGATCGTCGGTCGCCGGATGTGGATGTGGCTGCGAGGGCGCGAGGTGGAACTGCCCGGCGTCGTGCATCGCACGATCGGGCACCAGCATGTGCTGCCCCCGGCGCTGCGCAGCGACGAGGGAGCGCGCGCCGTCGTGCTGCGCATGCTCACCAAGGCGATGCTGCGCGCGCGCCACCAGGGGTACGCGCCGAGCCGGCTGACCATCGGCGTGCGCTACGAGGGCGCGTACGACATGCCCGTGCGCCGGTGGTCGGCGTGGACGCCCCTGGGCGACGCGAGCGCGGACCTGGTCAACGCGGTGACGGCGGCGACGGCGCTGTGGGCGACGCGCGACCCGGGCACACCGAAGCAGGTGAGCGTGACGCTGAGCGACCTGGTGGCGCTGTCGAGCGCGACGCGCCCGCTTTTCGAGGAAGAGCGGAAGGGATCGGACCTGACGCACGCGATGCACCTGATCAACACGAAGCACGGGCGCAACACGCTGTACCCGGCGTCGGTGCACACGGCGAGGGACGCGGCGCCCGGGGGCATCGCGTTCCACTGCGTGCCCGACCGGACCTTCCACGATTCGCTGGCGGAGGACGAGGCGAGAACGAGGAGATAACGACGACGCGCGTGGGCGCGGCCCCCGGTCGTGGCACGGCTGCGCCGTACCACACCACCCCACCTTTCCCACTCCGTGCCCTCCGCGTGAACTCTTACCTCGGCTTCGCGTCGCCGCGGGCGAAGATGGACGCGACATAGTTCAGCACATCGGTCGCGCTGCGCTCGTTGTAGCCGAACTGCTTGATCATGCGCTGCTTCACCACATCGATCTTGGCCTGCGTCTCGTCGTCGACGACGCTGGAGACGAGGTTCTTGAGTTTGATGGTGTCGCGCTGGTCCTCGAAGAGCTTGAGTTCGAGGGCCTTGTAGAGCCGGGCGTTGGTGTTGTACTCGAACTTCTTCCCGTCGAGGGCGAGGGCGCCGATGTAGTTCATGATCTCCTGGCGGAAGTCATCCTTGCGGCTCTCGGGGATGTCGATCTTCTCCTCGATCGAGCGCATGAGGCGCTCGTCGGGCTCTTCCTCGCGCCCGGTGTAGCGGTTGTGCACGCGCTCTTTCTGGGTGTAGGCGCGCACGCTCTCGATGTAGTTGGCGCAGAGGCGTTTGATCGCGTCCTCGTCGGCGCTGATGGCGCGCTGG
Protein-coding sequences here:
- a CDS encoding acyl-CoA thioesterase — protein: MPDPTSSSPTPPAPSARPLLEGAVRVRARYSECDPMGFVHHAVYPVWLEMARTELLRASGVTYRDLEDADILLVIVKLECRYRRPARYDDELLVSAKVIGGGRAKLVHAYEVRRVAQDGVSPGELLIEAETTLGCIDREGRPRALPDWLMWGGSGKGAIRA
- a CDS encoding cupin domain-containing protein, yielding MTGVACALLLRGDECAGRLSAGMLTVPPDMGPPAHIHDHEDQYYFVVQGEIDFLLGSDRRLTKPGDFVFAPRGVPHAYMNRTDREAKMLVLTTPGVLDKILPEAGRQVLPGSTIDTQITDEDLERMRAANEKFGLRFVF